The sequence GCTACGGGCGTAAGGGTCAGGTCTCCTACCGGATTGTGGTGACTCCGGCTCTGTCCCGGCGGGATGGGCGGGCGTTGGAGGAGGTGGGTTTTTACAACCCCCGCTTGAGTGACCCGGCCCAACAGACCCGCTTGAATGTCCCGGCCATTCTCAAGTGGCTGAAGCAGGGGGCGCAACCAACCCCCACGGTACGGAGTATTTTGGCGAAGGCGCAGATTTTTGATCAACTCCATGCCTGATTACGAAGGACTGATTCGGTACTTACTCACCCCCATGTTGAGCCACCCGGAGGCATTGCGGTTACACCGGGAGGTGTTGGCGGGGGGCGTTTGGATACGGGTCGCATTGGCGGAATCAGACCGGGGACGGGTGCTGGGGCGGGGGGGGCGCACCCTGCAGGCGATTCGCACCGTCACCCAGGCGGCGGCGGAATGGGCGGGGCAAACCTGCTATTTGGATATTTACGGCTTGAATAATGCGACGGCAGAGCGGGGGGAACGGACGCCCGCCCGACCGCGACGGGGAGGTAGCCGCTGAATCCCCCGGAACGGGTTTTGGTCTTACCCTTGCCGAATCGGGCGAGTGCGTTGGCACTGGCGGGGGTGGGGGAGGTGAATTTGCGGCAATTAACCCAGGCGACGGGGGTACAGGCGGTACTGCGGGGGCAGGAATTGCACCTGGTGGGGCAGGAATCCCAGGTCAATCAATGTATGCAGGTGGTGGATGCCCTTGCCCATCTCTGGCGCCGGGGACA comes from Synechococcus sp. C9 and encodes:
- the rpsP gene encoding 30S ribosomal protein S16, coding for MVKLRLKRYGRKGQVSYRIVVTPALSRRDGRALEEVGFYNPRLSDPAQQTRLNVPAILKWLKQGAQPTPTVRSILAKAQIFDQLHA
- a CDS encoding KH domain-containing protein gives rise to the protein MPDYEGLIRYLLTPMLSHPEALRLHREVLAGGVWIRVALAESDRGRVLGRGGRTLQAIRTVTQAAAEWAGQTCYLDIYGLNNATAERGERTPARPRRGGSR